Within the Novosphingobium pentaromativorans US6-1 genome, the region ACCGGGATTCCCGGTCTGGACGTCGTGCGCGAGCGAATTGAACATTGGCGCAGCGACGGTGCCTGCGGTCCGCAGCATGCCCATGTCCATGCACTGCTTCTTGGCCTGAGGCGGCTCGATGCGATCAATATCGCCTATGGCGCAGCGGCCGGAGACGGCGCGCTTGAGGAAGTCGCCGCGCGGATCAGCCACTTTGCGGAAGACGAACTGGATGGGGCCTGGATGGTGGCGCGGGCAGGCGGGGGTACCTTCCTGCTGATCGCCAACGAGGCCTGCAGCCGCGAGCGCTGGCAGCTTTTCGCAGACCAGTTGGCCGAAGCCATTGCGCGCCCGATCGCGGTGCCATCGGGCGTCCTGCGCCTGTCGCCCCGAATCGCGCTGATTCGGGCGCTCGACGACGAGAGCGTGGATTCGATGCTCGATCGGCTCGGCCATGCGCTGCAGGGCGTCAACGAGCAGCAGAGCGGCCGACTCGCATGGGCAGACGGCGAAGTCACGCCGCCGGGGCGCTCGGCCGCTCAGCTTGAGACCGACCTGCTTGGCGCCATCGACCGCGATGAAATCGAGATTCTGTTCCAGCCCCAGTTCAGCCTGGCAGACGACCGCCTGACCGGCGCCGAGGCCCTGGCGCGCTGGAACCATCCCGAACTCGGCCGTATCGGCGCCGGGGCGCTGTTTTCCATTGCCGAACGCGCCGACCACGTGGCGCCGCTTTCGCGTCATATCGCGCACAAGGCGCTGGCCGCAGCGCGCGACTGGTCGGGCGACCTGCGCCTCTCGATCAACGTCACGCCCGCCGATCTCGCCTTCGGCAGCTATGTGCGCCAGATGCTCGACCTGGTGCGCGAAAGCGGCTTTCCCTTGCGCCGCCTGACGCTGGAAGTGACCGAGCAGGCGATGATCAGCGACGTGACCCTGGCCGCGCAGACGATGGCCGAATTCTCCTCGCAGGGCATCCGCATCGCGCTCGACGATTTCGGGGCGGGGTTCTGCAACTTCCGCTACCTCAAAGTGCTGCCGATCCATTACCTCAAGCTCGACCGTTCGATGATCGAGGGCGTTGCCAGCGACAAACGCGACGTGGCCGTGCTGCGCGCGATCGTGGCCATGGCCGAGGCGCTCGACCTGCAGGTCATTGCCGAAGGTATCGAGGAAGAAGCCCAGCGCGAAGTCGCGGCGAAGGAAGGCTGCGCCTATTATCAGGGTTTCCTGCGCGCGCAGCCGATGAGCGCGGCGATGTTCGAGAAACTGGCGCGCGCGGAGGGCTGATGCCCGGACCCGCGAGCGATCAGATCCTCTCGTAGATTTCCACCTGTCCCATCCGCCTAACGAGGCGGTAGCGCGCGCCCAGCCAACCGTCGATGTCCCGGCCGGCATCGCGTACCCATGCCCGGCCTCGGCCCATGCTGTCGGTGACGATGAAGCGCGGCGTGCTCGCCATGATCCGGCCGATTTCATCGTGGCCGACATAGTCGTGGTCCGCCAGCGTATCGATGATGGCCTTGCGGGACAGATTGCTCGGATAGACCCCGGCGCGCGAAAGCGGCGGTGTATCGAGATAGAAAAGCGCAAGGTGCATGTGGAGGGCCCAGACCGGCGATCCGGTGCCGCCCCGGGCGCGGATCCACTGCGCGGCATCGTGGATGGAGTGATCGGCAGAATCCGGGTTCGCCGCAAGTTTTACGGTCTGCGCGGTTCCGGTTACCAGCACGGCGATCACCGGGCTGGCGGCAAGCGCCGCTGCGCCGACAACGGCACTCGGCGCCAGTCTCCCGAGGCGCGATGCGGCGGGAAAGGCAAGGGCGGCGAAGATGGCAAGGAAGGGCATGACCTGCAGCCAGTAATGCGGATAGGCCGCTCCTCCGATCAGCAGTGAGGCCAAGACTGCAACCATTCCGGTCCACTGGACGAGGGCGAACCAGGCCTTGTCCGGATCGCGGCGATGCCTGACGAGCAGCGGCAGGCTGGCCCCCATGCCAGCAAGTGCGAGCAGGGTCGTCGGGACATAGATCAGCGGGGCAAGCTGCGCGGTATAGTAATATTGCGCCGCGTGGAGCCGCAGCACGTCAAGAGCCGAAAGCTGGCCGGAATAGGCCAGTGGAACGTCGATCATCGCCAGACGGAACGTCGCCAGCTCTCCGGCAAGAGCATAGACCAGCGTCAGCATGGCGAGCGGGACCAGCCCGGCAAGGCCATAGGCCAGCCAGGCGTGACGCGCGCACCGCGCCGGGCGCATGACCGCCAGGGCAAGGAGTAACAATCCGAAGGCCAGCGCCACCACCGCCAGATTGGTGCGCGTCAGAACCGCCAGCGAGACGAGCAGACCGCACAGTGCGGCATCGGCGAGGGTTACGGTCTCGCGGCGCACCAGCAGCCATGTGGCCGGCATCATGAAGGCGATGGCAGGCAGTTCCGAACTCGTATCGAGCCCGAGTGTGCCCGAGCAGAGCGCGACGCTCATCAGCGCTGCGGCCAGAGCCGGCCAGGCGCCGGTGGCGCGCCGCGCGATCAGGAAGGTGAAGAACGCGGCAGTGAACACCGCAAGGGCGCCGATCAGGCGGATCGCGAGCAGGCTCTTGCCGAATGTGGCGATGACCGCGCCGAACAGCAGGAAGACGACCGGCGGCTTGAGGTCGAACTGGTGGACGAAGGGCAGGTGGCCCTTCGCCACGTCCGCGCCCATCAGGATGTAGCTCCATTCGTCCGAATCGATGTGTTCGGTCAGGAACGCGCCGCCGCGCGCGAGCAGCACGAAGAGCGCGATGACAACGGCTGCCGGCAGGGTTGCAGGAGCAGACCCGGCGCGCGCGAGTCGCTGCGGTGTAAATGCACGGCTTGCCATGATCGCGCGACCATGCCGGCAATTGCTTGCGATCGGGTTACGCGCCGCGCCCGCGCCCACCCCCGTCCCGGAGGATTCAGCCCTTGCGGGCGACGGCGCTCAGGCCCTTGGTCAGCTGGAAGAGGCCATTGAGGCGCGACTTGGGATCGCCCCATGCGCGCGTGAGGACGAGCTTGTTGTCCGGGCGCAGCTTGACCGTGCCCTGCAGCCTTTCCGCATAGGCGATGAGGCCGGCCGGGTTGGGGAAGCTGTCGTTGTGGAAGCTGACCAGCGTGCCGCGCGAGCCGACGTCGATCTTGGCGATATGCGCCTCGATAGCCTGACGCTTGATCTCGATGAGCTTGATGAGGTTGATCGTCGGCTGGGGCAGGGCGCCGAAGCGGTCGATCATCTCTGCGGACAGGGATTCGATCTCCTGCTGGCTCTCGGCATCGTTGAGGCGGCGATAGAGCGCCATGCGCACGGCGAGATCGGGGACGTAGTCGTCCGGAATCATGATCGGCGCATCGACGGTGATCTGCGGGCTGAGGCCCGAGGTGTCCTTCTCCAGCCCGACGCCGCCCGCGCGGGCGGCCATGATCGCGTCTTCCAGCATCGACTGGTAGAGTTCGAAGCCGACTTCGCGAATGTGGCCGGACTGTTCGTCACCCAGCAGGTTGCCCGCGCCGCGAATGTCGAGGTCGTGACTGGCGAGCTGGAAGCCCGCGCCCAGGCTGTCGAGATCGCCCAACACCTTGAGGCGCTTCTCCGCGACTTCGGAAAGCGCGGTGGCTGCAGGCGTCGTCAGGTAGGCATAGGCACGCAGCTTCGAGCGCCCGACGCGGCCTCGGAGCTGGTAGAGCTGGGCGAGACCGAAGCGGTCGGCGCGGTGAATGATGATCGTGTTGGCGCGCGGGATGTCGAGCCCGGATTCGACGATGGTCGTCGACAGCAGGACCTCGTACTTGCCCTCGTAGAAAGCGCTCATGCGCTCTTCCACTTCGCCTGCGCTCATCTGCCCGTGTGCGGTGATGCACTTCACTTCGGGAACGTGCTTGTGCAGCCAGTCCTCGACTTCGGCCATGTCCGCAATGCGGGGGACGACGATAAAGCTCTGGCCGCCGCGATGGTGTTCGCGCAGCAGTGCCTCGCGCATCACCATGTCGTCCCATTCCATCACGTAGGTGCGCACCGCAAGGCGGTCGACCGGCGGGGTCTGGATGGTCGACAGCTCGCGCAGGCCCGACATCGCCATCTGCAGCGTGCGCGGGATCGGCGTCGCGGTCAGCGTCAGGACGTGGACGTCGGTGCGAAGCTGCTTGAGCTTCTCCTTGTGGGTGACGCCGAAGCGCTGCTCCTCGTCGACGATGACCAAGCCGAGGCGCTTGAACTGCACCGACTTCGACAGGATTGCATGGGTGCCGCAGACGATGTCCACGGTGCCCGAGGCGAGCCCTTCGCGGGTGGTGCGCGCTTCCTTTTCGGGGACGAGGCGCGAGAGGCGGCCGACATTGAGCGGAAAGCCTGCGAATCGCTCTGCAAAGCCGGAGTAGTGCTGGCGCGCGAGCAGCGTGGTCGGCGCGACGACGGCGACCTGCTGCCCGGCCATGGCAGCGACGAATGCGGCACGCAGGGCGACCTCGGTCTTGCCGAAGCCGACGTCGCCGCAGACGAGGCGGTCCATCGGCTTGCCCGCGGCAAGATCGTCGAGGACATCGGAAATCGCGTTGTCCTGGTCTTCGGTTTCCTGCCAGGGGAAGCGGTCGACGAACTGGTCGTAGGCCGATCCTTCGGGAACCATCGCCGGAGCCTGCCGCAAGGCCCGCTCGGCGGCTGTCTTCATCAGCTCTCCGGCGATTTCCTGGATGCGCTCCTTGAGGCGCGCACGGCGCTTCTGCCAGGCTTCGCCGCCCAGCTTGTCGAGCATGACGCCTTCGCTCTCGCTGCCATAGCGCGAGAGGACGTCGAGGTTCTCCACCGGGATGTAGAGCTTGTCGCCGCCCGCGTAAGTCAGCATCACGCAGTCGTGCGGGGACTGGCCCACCTGGATCGACTGCAGGCCTTCGTAGCGACCGATGCCGTGATCCATGTGGACGATCAGGTCGCCGGGCGTCAGCGCCGCCAGTTCGGCAAGGAAGGCGTCGGAATCCTTCTTGCGCTTCTTGCGGCGCACGAGGCGGTCGCCGAGGATGTCCTGCTCGGTGATGACCTCTACGGTGTCGTTGGCAAAACCGGTTTCGAGCGGCAGCACCAGCGCGGCCGAGCGGCCCTGGACGGCCAGACCCAGCGCTTCTTGCCAGGTGTCGGCAAGGCGCGGTTCGGGGCCCCACTTGTTGGTCTGGCTCGCTTCGCCGAGGATCGAGACGAGCCGCGCGCGGCTGCCGGTCGAGTAGGCGGCGAGGATCGGCTTGCGCCCGGCTTTGCCGACGGCGTGGAGGTGCTTGGCCGCAGCCTCGTAGGCATTGTCGCCGCGGGCGCGCTCGGGCGTGAAATCCCGGGCGTTTGCAAAGCCGAAGTCGATGATCTTGCTGCCTTCGGGCTTGGCGAAGGCATCGGCGCGGTGGACCGGGAAGCCGGACAGGGCCTGCTCCAGTTCCTCGCCGCCAAGGTAAAGCGCGTCGATCGCGAGAGGACGGTAGCTTCCCGCCTTCTGACCCGAGGTGTCGAGGCGCGCCTTGTGATAATCGGCGATGTCGCCCAGCCGCTCTTCGGTTGCACCGACGGCGGAAGTGTCGGCGACGATCAGGTCGTCGTCCGACAGATGGTCGAAGAGGCTGACGAGGCGGTCCTCGAACAGCGGCAACCAGTGCTCCATCCCGGCCAGGCGACGTCCGTCGCTGACTGCCTGGTAGAGCGGGTCGGCGGTGGCATGGGCGCCGAACATCTCGCGGTAGCGACTGCGGAAGCGCTTGACCGTATCGTCGTCGATCAGGGCTTCGCTGGCAGGTACGAGCAGGTGCTCGGCGATGGTGCCGGTCGAGCGCTGCGTGCCGGTATCGAAGAGGCGCAGCGTCTCCAGCTCGTCGCCGAAAAAGTCGAGGCGCAGGCCTCCTTCAAGGCCCGAAGGCACGATGTCGAATATCGAGCCGCGCACGGCGAACTCACCCGCGTCGATGGCGGTGTCGGTGCGCTGGTAGCCCTGGCGGCGCAGCAGACCGATCAGACTTTCGTGGCCGATTTCCATGCCGGGTTTGATCAGGCGAACCGATTCCCGGATACGGAACGGGGTGAGCACGCGCTGAAGCACGGCATTGGCTGTGGTGACCAGCAATTGCGGTCCGCTGCGCTTCGCCTGAAGCCGGTAGAGCGCTGCAAGCCGCCGCGCGCTGACCGAGAGGGCAGGGCTGGCGCGGTCGTAGGGAAGGCAGTCCCACGCCGGGAACTCCAGGACGTCGAGCTCGGGCGCGAAGAATTTCGCCGCCTCGGCAATCGCGCTCATCGCCGCCTCGTTGTCGGCAATGAAAACGGCGCGTCCTTTTGCCGCGCGGGCGAGATCGGCCATCACGAGCGGCTGCGCGCCGCGCGTCACCGCGGCGAGGGTCAGGGGCGTCTTGGCCGAGAGAAGTCGCTGGAAATCGGGCATGGCGGAAAGCGGGGCTGATAAGGCGTCAGCAGGGAATTTCAATCGTGTTGATGGTTCCCCGGCCGGAAAGCCCGTGCCAGGTGCAACCCGCGGCGCCTCTTCGGGGCGCTTGCGGACCTGGTCGCAGGCAAGCCTTGATTCCTCGCGCTAGATGACCGGGCTCATCTTTCCGGTCGATGGCAGGCAGGTCAGATCAGCGCGGGATCTCGACATAATCGAGCTTCATCATGCGCTCCAGCATCGGTCCGCGGTATTCCTCCGGGATCGTCTGGGTGCCAAGCGCCCAGGCCATGATGTCGACATCCTCTTCGTCGATGATCTTCTCGAACAGGTCGAGGTCGGCTTCCGACCAGGTATGGTGGAAGCGGTCGAAGAAGCAGCCGATCATGTAATCGGCTTCGCGCGTGCCGCGATGCCAGGCGCGAAACTTGATGCGCGCGAGACGGGGCGAAAGTTCGGAAGCGTTTTCGTCGGCCATGACAGCGCCGTTACGCGACGGCGCTGTCATGGGCAAGTAGGGCAGGGGGGCTCAGTCGTGCAGGGCGCGCACGATCTCTGCGGCCGGGCGACCGGTCATCGTCTTGGCCACTTCGCCGACCAGCACCTGCTTGAGTTCCTTGTGATAGTGGCGGCGCATTTCACCCAGCGAGCGGGGATCGGCAACCACGATCAGCTGCTCGATCTCGCGTTCCAGCACCTTGCGGTTGAGCCAGTCGGTCACCGCGGCGACGTGGGCGCGCTCATCCAGCGAGTCGTTGCTGGGGTCGCCGGTACGGGCCTTGTGGCGCGATCCGGCATCGTGTTCACGCGCGCCTGCGCTGAAATTCGTGGGCTCGAGTTCGGGAACCGTCAACGCCGTGAGCCGCGGCTCGGCTTCGATCCCGGAGTTGCGATAAAGCTCGAACTTCTCGCCGTCGACGACTGCGAACACGGTTCCGTTGGGCAAGAGCATGCGATTCTCCTTTTCCGGTCATGCCTGTAAGGCCAACAACGCTGTCCCCATCCCTGTTCCCTGGCGTCTGGTGAAACGCTTCAGTATCGCGCTAAGAGGCTGCTCATGAGGCCTGAAGCGCTCAATTCCCTGTTCGTCGAAGTCGATGCGCTCGACGGTGTCGGTCCGAAACTGCGTCGTCCGCTTGAAAAGCTTGGACTCACGCGGCTCAGGGACCTTGCATACCACTTGCCGGACCGGTTCGTCGAGCGCCGCGCGGTCGAGAATCTCGACGATGCCGGGGTGGGCGAAAACATCATCGTGGCCCTGACCGTCCGCGAGCACAGGGCGCCCGCCGGCAGGGGGCCGTTCCGGGTGATCGCTGAGGACGTGGCGGGCAATGTCTGCACGCTCACCTATTTCGGCCGCGCATCCTACACCGCCCGCAAGCTGCTGCCGGTGGGTGAAACACGCTGGATTGCGGGGCGCCTCGACCAGTACGGTCAGATGCTGCAGATCGTGCATCCCGAACATGTCGCGGAAAGCGGTTCGGCGCTTCACGGCCATCTTTGCGAGGCGGTCTATCCCCTGTCCGAAGGGCTGACGCAGGGGCGCGTGTCCGGGCTTGTGCAGCAGGCACTCAAGGTCCTGCCGGAAATGCCCGAATGGATCGAGCCGGGCCTGCTCGCGAAGATGAAGTGGCCGGTCTGGCGCGAGGCGCTGCTGGAGGCGCACAAGGGCGTAAATGGCCCGGCGCGAGACCGGCTGGCTTATGACGAACTGCTTGCCAATGCCCTGGCTTTGATGCTGGTGCGGGAGAGCAATCGTGCCCAGTCCGGCACGCCGCTGGCAGGAGACGGCTCGCTGCGCGCGAAGCTGCGGCTGCCTTTCGAGCTGACCGGGGCGCAGAAACGCTCGATCGCCGAGATCGAGGGCGATGTTGCGCAGAAGTCGCCGATGCTGCGCCTGCTGCAGGGCGACGTCGGTTCGGGCAAGACAGTGGTCGCCCTGTCGTCGATGCTGATTGCAGTCGAAGCCGGGGCGCAGGCGGCGCTGCTGGCGCCCACCGAAATTCTCGCCCGTCAGCATCACGAGACTCTGTCCCGCATGGCCCAGGGCACCGGGGTCGAAATTGCCCTGCTGACGGGGCGCGACAAGGGCAAGGCGCGCGAATCGATCCTCATGGGGCTGATCGACGGTTCCATCGACATTGTCGTGGGCACCCACGCAATCTTCCAGGATACCGTCTCCTACAAGAACCTCGCGCTCGTGGTGATCGACGAGCAGCACCGCTTCGGCGTCGGGCAGCGCCTGATGCTGGCGCGCAAGGGACGGCGTACGCCGCATACGCTGGCGATGACCGCCACGCCGATCCCGCGCACGCTCACGCTTGCGCAATACGGCGAGATGGAAGTCTCGCGCCTCGACGAACTGCCGCCCGGTCGCCAGGCTATCGATACCCGCGTCGTCTCGGTCGAGCGGATGGAGGATGTCGTCGGTGCCATCGCCCGGCATCTGGAGACGGGGCAGCAGGCCTACTGGGTCTGCCCGATGGTGCGCGAAAGCGAGAGCGACGATCTCGCCGCGGCCGAGGCGCGCTATGCTGCGCTCAAGGAGCGGTTCGGCGAAGACATCGTCCTCGTCCACGGCCAGCTCAAGCCCGAGGCCAAGGACGCCGCGATGGAACGCTTTTCCGGCGGCGAGGCGAAAGTTCTGGTGGCAACGACGGTCATCGAAGTCGGCGTCGATGTACCGAACGCCACGCTGATGGTGATCGAGCAGGCCGAGCGGTTCGGCCTGGCGCAGTTGCACCAGCTTCGCGGCCGTGTCGGGCGCGGCAGCGAGAAGTCGACCTGCCTGCTGCTACGCGGACAGCAGCTCAGCGAAACCGCTCGCCAGCGTCTGGCCCTTATGCGCGAGACGCAGGACGGTTTCCGTCTGGCCGAGGAAGACCTCGAATTGCGCGGCGGCGGTGAACTGCTCGGCACGCGCCAGTCCGGCGATACGCCGTTCCGCCTCGCGACGCTGGAGCAGATCCAGAAGCTGCTGCCGCTGGCACACGACGATGCGCGGCTGCTGATCGAGCGCGACGGCGGCCTCTCTGGCCCGCGCGGGGAAGCGGCACGCCTCCTGCTCTACCTGTTCGAACGCGATTGGGGCGTGCAGCTGCTGCGGGGCGGGTAAATCGCGGGCGAGTGAAAATCAGGCGGCGAGGCGAACCTGGTCGCGCCCGCCGTGCTTGGCTTCGTAGAGCGCGCGGTCGGCCCGCTCCATCAGCTTGTTGGCATTCTCGCTGGGGTCCAGCTGCGCCACGCCGGAACTGATCGTGACAGGTACCGTGGCATCTCCGCTCAGTTCCATCGCCTGCGCCTGGATCTCCACACGCAGCCTTTCGCAAATTGCGCGGGCATGGTGCATGTCGACATTGGGCAGCAGTACGCCAAATTCCTCCCCGCCGATCCGCCCGACCAGATCGCACGCGCGCACGGTGCCGACCGCAAGCCTGGCTACACGCCTGATCACATCGTCGCCGGCGGCATGGCCGTAAGTGTCGTTGATGCTCTTGAAATGGTCGATGTCGAAAATGGCGAGAGAGAATTGCGACTGGTTGCGGCGCGCGAGGGCAATAGCCCGATCCAGGGCCGCCAGGAATTCGCGCCGGTTGGCGATGCCGGTCAGTTCGTCGGTCTGGGCGATATAGCGCAGTTCCCGCTGGAAGGCGCGTTCGCGCGCAATGGAGCGGCGCAGCGCGATGACGGTCAGCGATGTCGTGAAAAGCAGGCATACGCCGGTACCGGTCATGGCGAAAAGGTACATCAGGAGGATATTGTTGACCGATCGTGTCCTGGCGTTGAACTCACTGAGTCGAGCGCGTTCGCGCGTGATGATCTGATGGACGTCGGCATTGATCCGGTTGATCGAATTGCGGGCGTGGCCAGTGCGCACGATATCGATCGTTTCTTTCCTCATTCCGGCCTTGTCGAGGACGAGCACCGTGCGCAGGTCCATGAAATAGCTCTGCACTTCGTCTCCCAGTCGCTGGAGCTCCCGGTTGTTCTCCTCGTTGCCGTCGATGTGACTGCGCAGGTTGGCCATGTAGCCGGGAAGGGCGCGTTCCGCTTCGAGCATGGGCTCGAGATATTCGGGGTCGCGGGTCAGAAGGTAGCCGCGTTCGCCGCGCAGAGCTTCCAGGGCGATGAGCCGGATACGGTGGGCATCGCGCAGGAGTGCGATGGTTGCGGAATTGAGCCGTGCCAGTTCCTGCTGCTGCACATTCGCCCGCCAGGCAATAAGGCTCGATCCGACGAGGAGCGAGCCGAACAGGACTGTCGACGCGATGAAAAGACCGACGCGTGAGGAGAGGCCGTTGACCGCATTCAGGAAATTTCGGGATCTTGTCACGTTCTCACTCGGTGGCGCGAGATCGTTTCTTATTCGGCGATAGTTATTTTCACGTAAATTCAGCTGCGGCCGCCGGCTTGCGGGGAGAATGAAGCATTGACCTCAACGGACACTCGCAAGACATTGGGCGGACGATGAATTTCGGGAGGCTTTCCGTGCAGCACAGGGCGTCGATACCATGCTTGATCTGACGCGGCGCGGCTTGGCTGGACTGGTCGCGCTCTATGCTGGCGTGGCCATCCTCGGCTGGATTTTCGATTTACCTGCACTGACGAGCTTCAATGTCGGAGCGGCGCAAGCGTCCTTTGCGACGGCGACTTGCGCGATACTCGTGGTGCTTGCCGTGCTGGCTCACGAGCCGGACGGGCGAGGGGAGCGGCGCGGAGCGCGCATTTTCGCCTGTTGCGTCGTTGCGGCCCTGGCGCTGACAGCTCTGGGGCAATATGCGCTTGGCCTGAAGGATGCAGGCTACCTGATGGGGCGCAGCATGGGGCGCTTTTCTCCCGCAACGGCGGCCAGCTTCCTGCTCCTGGCCGGGGCGCTGCTCATGATCGGCTCCCAGCGCTACTACCTTGGCGCAAGCCTTGCCATCTGCGCCTTGACGGTCGCGGGTAGCGCCATCGTCGGTTATGCTTATGACGTCGCCGCGCTGACCCAGGTCCTGGGCTTTTCTGCAATGGCCTTCCCTACGGCGCTGGTCATTACGCTTCTGGCGATTGCCATATTGATGCTGGATCCCAGGCGCGGATGGCTGCGGCACATGGCGTCCGGCACGCAGGCACGCAGCGCTTTCCAGCTGATGATGCCGGTTGCGGTGTTTGCGCCTTTCATCATCGGCGGCCTGGCGAACTGGTCGGTCGGCGCCGGGCTCGTCGGCACTTCGTTCGGTTTTGCCGCCTTCGCCGTCATCATGATCATTACCCTGGGCGTGATGGTCGTCCTCACCTGCGCCCAGCTCGCCCGGATCGACCGGACCGATGCGCGGCTCGCCGCCATTGTCGAATCGTCGGACGATGCGATCATCGGCAAGAACCTGGAAGGCGTGATCACCAGCTGGAACAGGGGAGGCGAGCGGCTTTTCGGCTACACCGCGCGCGAGGCGATTGGCCAACCGATGCAGATGGTGATCCCGCGCGATCGGACTGATGAGGAAGCCGAGATCCTGGCGAGAATCCACCGCAAGGAACACATCGACCATTTCGAGACTGTCCGTTGCCGCAAGGACGGGAGCACGTTCGACGTCTCGATCACGGTTTCACCGATCCTGCTCGCGTCGGGCACGGTCATCGGCGCGTCTTCGATCGTTCGCGACATAAGCGCCCGCAAGCTCAAGGATCTCGAACTCCAGCGCAGCAACGCCGAACTGGAGCAGTTCGCCTATGTCGCCTCTCATGACCTGCAGGAACCCTTGCGCATGGTTGCCAATTACGTCGAGCTGCTCAGCCAGCGCTACAAGGGGCAGCTTGATGAGAGGGCCGACAAGTTCATTCATTATGCCTCAGACGGGGCACGCCGGATGCAGCAGCTGGTTTCGGATCTCCTGGCCTATTCGCGCGTGGGATCGCAGGGCAAGCAGCCTGCACCGGTCGAGGCCAATGCCGTCGTCGACCGCATCATGCACACGCTCCAGCGCCGACTGGCCGAAACCGGCGGCACGGTGGAGCGCGGCGACTTGCCGCGCGTGATGGGCGATGAGGTGCAGCTTGGGCAACTGTTCCAGAACCTGATCGGCAATGCTCTCAAGTTTCGCGGAGAGGAACCTCCGCGGGTGCTCGTGCAGGCCGAACGCGAAGGCAGGCTGGTGCGCTTCGCCGTGCGCGACAACGGCATAGGAATGGACATGCGTT harbors:
- a CDS encoding sensor domain-containing diguanylate cyclase, which encodes MTRSRNFLNAVNGLSSRVGLFIASTVLFGSLLVGSSLIAWRANVQQQELARLNSATIALLRDAHRIRLIALEALRGERGYLLTRDPEYLEPMLEAERALPGYMANLRSHIDGNEENNRELQRLGDEVQSYFMDLRTVLVLDKAGMRKETIDIVRTGHARNSINRINADVHQIITRERARLSEFNARTRSVNNILLMYLFAMTGTGVCLLFTTSLTVIALRRSIARERAFQRELRYIAQTDELTGIANRREFLAALDRAIALARRNQSQFSLAIFDIDHFKSINDTYGHAAGDDVIRRVARLAVGTVRACDLVGRIGGEEFGVLLPNVDMHHARAICERLRVEIQAQAMELSGDATVPVTISSGVAQLDPSENANKLMERADRALYEAKHGGRDQVRLAA
- a CDS encoding sensor histidine kinase — encoded protein: MLDLTRRGLAGLVALYAGVAILGWIFDLPALTSFNVGAAQASFATATCAILVVLAVLAHEPDGRGERRGARIFACCVVAALALTALGQYALGLKDAGYLMGRSMGRFSPATAASFLLLAGALLMIGSQRYYLGASLAICALTVAGSAIVGYAYDVAALTQVLGFSAMAFPTALVITLLAIAILMLDPRRGWLRHMASGTQARSAFQLMMPVAVFAPFIIGGLANWSVGAGLVGTSFGFAAFAVIMIITLGVMVVLTCAQLARIDRTDARLAAIVESSDDAIIGKNLEGVITSWNRGGERLFGYTAREAIGQPMQMVIPRDRTDEEAEILARIHRKEHIDHFETVRCRKDGSTFDVSITVSPILLASGTVIGASSIVRDISARKLKDLELQRSNAELEQFAYVASHDLQEPLRMVANYVELLSQRYKGQLDERADKFIHYASDGARRMQQLVSDLLAYSRVGSQGKQPAPVEANAVVDRIMHTLQRRLAETGGTVERGDLPRVMGDEVQLGQLFQNLIGNALKFRGEEPPRVLVQAEREGRLVRFAVRDNGIGMDMRFAERIFQMFQRLHERAAFEGSGIGLAIAKRIVERHGGTIWVDSEPGRGTVFFFTLPSEL